One part of the Humulus lupulus chromosome 9, drHumLupu1.1, whole genome shotgun sequence genome encodes these proteins:
- the LOC133799864 gene encoding uncharacterized protein LOC133799864 translates to MKVQDEKVTFNVFKPMRYLAEIEDCSLISVVDSLAIKFLETSQHDDPLEIAMLYEPNDDEEEEFLAWLEASSQGLKTRTRFEPLELSSRAFKVPKPSIEEPPKLELKALPSHLRYAFMGPSSKLPVIISGELSAEQEGKLLDVLRQHKKAIGWTIDNIWEISPSLCMHKILLEDDKKGSIKEQRKLCPIMKEVVKKEIIKWLDAVQCVPKKGRMTVVQNEDNELIPTRTVAGWRICLDYCKLNNATRKDHFPLPFMDQMLDRLARRDYYCFLDGYSDYNKISVARKDLHKTTFTCPYGTFAFRSMPFGLCNAPATFQSCMMAIFSDMVEKFLEVFIDDFSVFGDSYDECLSNLAKVLNRCEKTNIVLN, encoded by the exons ATGAAAGTTCAGGATGAAAAGGTTACCTTTAATGTGTTTAAGCCCATGAGATACCTAGCTGAAATAGAAGATTGTTCACTCATCTCGGTGGTGGATTCTTTAGCCATCAAATTCTTGGAAACTAGCCAGCATGACGATCCTTTAGAAATAGCTATGTTGTATGAGCCAAATGACGATGAAGAGGAGGAATTCTTAGCTTGGTTGGAAGCAAGTTCTCAAGGTTTGAAAACTAGAACTCGATTTGAGCCTTTGGAGTTGTCATCTCGAGCTTTTAAAGTTCCAAAGCCATCTATTGAAGAACCACCCAAGTTAGAGTTGAAAGCTTTACCATCACACTTGAGATATGCATTCATGGGACCATCATCTAAACTTCCTGTAATAATTTCAGGGGAGTTAAGTGCTGAACAAGAAGGAAAATTGCTGGATGTTTTGAGGCAACACAAGAAAGCTATTGGGTGGACCATAGATAATATTTGGGAGATTAGTCCTTCTCTATGCATGCATAAAATTCTGCTAGAAGATGATAAAAAGGGATCTATTAAGGAGCAAAGAAAGCTATGTCCAATTATGAAAGAAGTTGTGAAGAAAGAAATCATTAAATGGCTAGATGCTG TTCAATGTGTTCCAAAGAAGGGAAGAATGACTGTCGTTCAGAATGAAGACAATGAATTAATTCCTACAAGAACAGTGGCTGGGTGGAGGATATGCTTGGATTATTGCAAGCTAAATAATGCCACCCGGAAGGACCATTTTCCTCTTCCTTTCATGGACCAAATGCTTGATAGATTGGCTAGAAGGGACTATTATTGCTTCTTGGATGGATATTCTGATTATAATAAGATTTCTGTAGCACGTAAAGATCTACATAAAACAACCTTTACTTGTCCATATGGGACCTTTGCCTTTAGGAGTATGCCTTTCGGGttatgtaatgcaccagctactttTCAAAGTTGCATGATGGCAATTTTTAGTGATATGGTAGAGAAATTCTTGGAGGTTTTCATTGACGATTTCTCTGTCTTTGGTGATTCATATGATGAGTGCTTGAGCAATTTGGCTAAAGTCCTCAACAGATGTGAAAAAACTAATATAGTCCTCAACTAG